A window of Haloarchaeobius litoreus contains these coding sequences:
- the pepF gene encoding oligoendopeptidase F, translated as MSSVPERSEVDTEYKWDLESVYATDEEWEAAFEDVEARLEDLEHYEGEVTEDGETLLAVLELRDEVMREVATVVAYARMRKDEDTTDQTYQGYSTRAQSLSADASSAASFIEPEIQSATREEIESMVESTDGLAEYDHYLDDVLRMKPHTRSAEVEELLADLSEVTGGTGEVYTMLSNADMEFPTVEKPDGDAVEITQSNFTNLLKEPDREFRQEVYEGYFEEWGEVRNTVATAYENSVKADVKLARARNYDTAREASLDGPNVPVEVYDNLLETVRDNLDKLHRHAELKADALGVDELAMWDLYMPMTETESPDVAYEQATEYIVEALGALGDEYQGRVAEGLESRWVDVYENQGKRSGAYSGGTYDTQPFILMNYQDDISSMFTLAHELGHSMHSQYTKQEQPYIYSGYEIFVAEVASTVNETLLTQHLLETVEDEEFRRHVLNEYLERVRSTLYRQTMFADFEHRTHEMVEAGQPLTPDALDETYGDLKREFYEPADVDEHITREWMRIPHFYYSFYVYQYATGISAAVALAGKILDDDQPEAAANYREFLAKGSREYPLELLQGAGVDMSSPEPIQAALDTYGDYLDEMEALL; from the coding sequence GTCGACACCGAGTACAAGTGGGACCTCGAATCGGTCTACGCGACGGACGAGGAGTGGGAGGCGGCCTTCGAGGACGTGGAGGCGCGACTCGAAGACCTCGAACACTACGAAGGGGAGGTCACGGAGGACGGCGAAACCCTCCTCGCGGTCCTCGAACTCCGCGACGAGGTGATGCGCGAGGTGGCGACGGTCGTGGCGTACGCCCGGATGCGCAAGGACGAGGACACGACGGACCAGACGTACCAGGGCTACAGCACGCGGGCGCAGTCGCTCTCCGCGGACGCCTCCAGCGCGGCGTCGTTCATCGAGCCGGAGATCCAGTCCGCGACGCGCGAGGAGATTGAGTCGATGGTCGAATCGACCGACGGCCTCGCCGAGTACGACCACTACCTGGACGACGTGCTGCGGATGAAGCCCCACACGCGCTCGGCGGAGGTCGAGGAGCTGCTCGCCGACCTCTCCGAGGTGACCGGCGGCACCGGCGAGGTGTACACGATGCTCTCGAACGCGGACATGGAGTTCCCGACCGTCGAGAAGCCCGACGGGGACGCGGTCGAGATCACCCAGAGCAACTTCACGAACCTGCTGAAGGAGCCCGACCGCGAGTTCCGCCAGGAGGTGTACGAGGGCTACTTCGAAGAGTGGGGAGAGGTGCGCAACACGGTCGCGACGGCGTACGAGAACTCCGTGAAGGCGGACGTGAAGCTGGCGCGGGCCCGGAACTACGACACCGCCCGCGAGGCGTCGCTCGACGGGCCGAACGTCCCGGTCGAGGTGTACGACAACCTGCTCGAGACGGTGCGTGACAACCTCGACAAACTCCACCGCCACGCCGAGCTGAAGGCCGACGCGCTCGGCGTCGACGAGCTGGCGATGTGGGATCTCTACATGCCGATGACCGAGACCGAGAGCCCCGACGTGGCGTACGAGCAGGCCACGGAGTACATCGTCGAAGCGCTCGGCGCGCTCGGCGACGAGTACCAGGGGCGCGTCGCCGAGGGGCTGGAGTCCCGCTGGGTCGACGTGTACGAGAACCAGGGCAAGCGCTCGGGGGCGTACTCCGGCGGTACGTACGACACCCAGCCGTTCATCCTGATGAACTACCAGGACGACATCTCCTCGATGTTCACCCTGGCCCACGAGCTGGGCCACTCGATGCACAGCCAGTACACGAAGCAGGAACAGCCCTACATCTACTCGGGCTACGAGATCTTCGTGGCGGAGGTCGCCTCGACGGTCAACGAGACGCTGCTCACCCAGCACCTGCTCGAGACCGTCGAGGACGAGGAGTTCCGTCGGCACGTCCTGAACGAGTACCTGGAGCGGGTGCGCTCGACGCTGTACCGGCAGACGATGTTCGCCGACTTCGAGCACCGGACCCACGAGATGGTCGAGGCGGGCCAGCCGCTCACGCCCGACGCGCTCGACGAGACCTACGGCGACCTCAAGCGCGAGTTCTACGAACCCGCCGACGTGGACGAGCACATCACCCGCGAGTGGATGCGCATCCCGCACTTCTACTACTCGTTCTACGTCTACCAGTACGCGACGGGCATCTCGGCGGCCGTCGCGCTCGCCGGGAAGATACTGGACGACGACCAGCCCGAGGCGGCGGCGAACTACCGCGAGTTCCTCGCGAAGGGCTCGCGCGAGTACCCCCTCGAACTGCTCCAGGGTGCGGGTGTCGACATGAGTTCACCCGAACCGATCCAGGCGGCACTCGACACGTACGGCGACTACCTCGACGAGATGGAAGCGCTGCTGTAG
- a CDS encoding FAD-binding and (Fe-S)-binding domain-containing protein, whose product MASDPDAARDRDTTLDARDAAATYDYRSDDVARPDLVDALSSRVDGDVRFDSYSRQLYATDASIYEQLPVGVVFPRSTDDVAAVVGYCADEGIPVLPRGGGTSLAGQTVNEAVVLDFTRYMDTVESLAPDERRARAQPGVRLGDLNDRLVEDGLKFAPDPAWGDKSALGGAIGNNSTGAHSLRYGKTDAYVESCEVVLADGTVVEFGEITVDELHERADPDGDLEARIHAEVARVLDEEADEIRDRYPDLKRNVSGYNLDWLVEDAEGATRDVGEPDADGGTVNLAKLLCGSEGTLAVVTEATVSLEPVPETKSLALLCYDDLVTAMADVPAILEHDPAAVELVDEVLLDLARDTAEFADVAGRLPEGTRATLLVEFYAGDDVASERAVASLLADRVPAVVEGGDAAAEDAASDEPPRAFDALEAHDDDERAEIWKLRKSGLPILLSRTSDAKHVSFIEDTAVPPESLPEFVEGFHEILDEHDTFASFYAHAGPGVLHVRPLVDAKTTAGVESMESIADAVTDLVVELGGSVSGEHGDGRARTQWNRKLYGDELWETFRELKSAFDPDWLLNPGQVCGDVDMTENLRHGPDYAFDAGFEPELEWDNENGFQGMVELCHGCGGCRGDQHTTGGVMCPTYRASREEITSTRGRANMLRSAMAGDLPDDSTSDEFVDEVLDLCIGCKGCAHDCPSEVDMAKLKAEVVHEYHEREGVPLRDRLFGRIHELSRVGSALAPVSNWLGDLGPARAVGERLLGIDAERSLPTFHRETFRDRFAARGGPAIPEHEADRRVVLYPDTHTNYTDPDAGMAAVEVLEAAGVHVQVPDGVGDTGRPAYSKGLLDAARETARENVARLAPRVRDGWDVVLVEPSNAVMLQSDYPDLLGGDSVRDLADATFGVCEYLDTFRLDDDIAFDAPSESLTYHGHCHQKATAKDHHAVAVLRRAGYAVDPLDSTCCGMAGSFGYEAEHRGMSAAIARILYDQVDESDGDRVVAPGASCRTQLADRDVLGDAAVTAGEPPTPIVRLADALDRG is encoded by the coding sequence CGAGGGTATCCCGGTGCTGCCACGCGGCGGCGGCACCTCGCTGGCCGGACAGACGGTCAACGAGGCGGTCGTGCTCGACTTCACGCGGTACATGGACACCGTCGAGTCGCTCGCGCCCGACGAGCGACGCGCCCGCGCCCAGCCCGGCGTCCGCCTCGGCGACCTGAACGACCGGCTCGTCGAGGACGGCCTGAAGTTCGCACCCGACCCCGCCTGGGGTGACAAGAGCGCGCTCGGCGGCGCAATCGGCAACAACTCGACGGGCGCGCACTCGCTGCGCTACGGGAAGACCGACGCCTACGTCGAGTCCTGCGAGGTCGTCCTGGCCGACGGCACCGTCGTCGAGTTCGGCGAGATAACGGTCGACGAACTCCACGAGCGGGCCGACCCAGACGGCGACCTCGAAGCCCGCATCCACGCCGAGGTCGCCCGGGTCCTCGACGAGGAGGCCGACGAGATACGCGACCGCTACCCCGACCTGAAGCGCAACGTCTCGGGCTACAACCTCGACTGGCTCGTCGAGGACGCGGAGGGGGCGACCCGCGACGTTGGCGAACCGGACGCCGACGGCGGGACGGTCAACCTCGCGAAGCTGCTCTGTGGCAGCGAGGGCACGCTCGCCGTCGTCACCGAGGCAACGGTGTCGCTCGAACCCGTCCCCGAGACGAAGTCGCTCGCGCTGCTGTGCTACGACGACCTCGTGACCGCGATGGCGGACGTGCCGGCCATCCTCGAACACGACCCCGCCGCGGTCGAGCTCGTCGACGAGGTGCTGCTCGACCTCGCGCGGGACACCGCCGAGTTCGCCGACGTTGCCGGTCGACTGCCCGAGGGGACCCGGGCGACCCTGCTCGTGGAGTTCTACGCCGGGGACGATGTCGCGAGCGAGCGCGCGGTCGCGTCCCTGCTCGCGGACCGAGTGCCCGCAGTGGTCGAGGGTGGCGACGCGGCGGCCGAGGACGCCGCGAGCGACGAACCACCCCGCGCCTTCGACGCCCTGGAGGCCCACGACGACGATGAGCGTGCGGAGATCTGGAAGCTCCGGAAGTCCGGGCTCCCGATCCTGCTCTCGCGGACCAGCGACGCGAAGCACGTCTCGTTCATCGAGGACACCGCCGTCCCGCCCGAGTCGCTGCCCGAGTTCGTCGAGGGCTTCCACGAGATCCTGGACGAACACGACACGTTCGCGAGCTTCTACGCCCACGCCGGGCCGGGCGTGCTCCACGTCCGCCCGCTGGTGGACGCGAAGACGACGGCGGGCGTCGAGTCGATGGAGTCCATCGCCGACGCCGTCACCGACCTCGTGGTGGAGCTGGGCGGCTCGGTGTCGGGCGAGCACGGCGACGGGCGCGCCCGCACCCAGTGGAACCGGAAGCTGTACGGCGACGAGCTCTGGGAGACGTTCCGCGAGCTGAAGTCGGCCTTCGACCCGGACTGGCTCCTCAACCCGGGGCAGGTCTGTGGCGACGTAGACATGACCGAGAACCTGCGCCACGGCCCCGACTACGCGTTCGACGCGGGCTTCGAGCCCGAACTGGAGTGGGACAACGAGAACGGCTTCCAGGGGATGGTCGAGCTCTGTCACGGCTGTGGGGGCTGTCGCGGCGACCAGCACACCACCGGCGGCGTCATGTGCCCGACCTACCGGGCCAGCCGCGAGGAGATCACCTCGACCCGTGGCCGCGCCAACATGCTCCGGTCGGCGATGGCCGGCGACCTGCCGGACGACTCGACGAGCGACGAGTTCGTCGACGAGGTGCTCGACCTCTGCATCGGCTGCAAGGGCTGTGCCCACGACTGCCCGAGCGAGGTCGACATGGCGAAGCTCAAGGCCGAGGTCGTCCACGAGTACCACGAGCGCGAGGGCGTCCCCCTGCGCGACCGCCTCTTCGGCCGCATCCACGAGCTCTCGCGAGTCGGCAGTGCACTCGCCCCGGTCTCGAACTGGCTGGGCGATCTCGGCCCCGCCCGTGCCGTCGGCGAACGACTGCTCGGCATCGACGCCGAGCGCTCCCTGCCGACGTTCCACCGCGAGACGTTCCGCGACCGGTTCGCGGCCCGTGGGGGCCCCGCAATCCCCGAACACGAGGCCGACCGCAGGGTGGTGCTCTACCCCGACACGCACACGAACTACACCGACCCCGACGCGGGGATGGCCGCCGTCGAGGTGCTGGAGGCCGCTGGCGTCCACGTGCAGGTGCCGGACGGCGTCGGCGACACCGGCCGACCGGCGTACTCGAAGGGGCTGCTCGACGCGGCCCGCGAGACCGCACGCGAGAACGTCGCTCGGCTCGCACCGCGAGTACGAGACGGTTGGGACGTCGTCCTCGTCGAGCCGTCGAACGCCGTGATGCTCCAGTCGGACTACCCGGACCTGCTCGGTGGTGACTCGGTGCGCGACCTCGCCGATGCGACCTTCGGCGTCTGCGAGTACCTCGACACGTTCCGGCTGGACGACGACATCGCGTTCGACGCGCCCAGCGAGTCGCTCACCTACCACGGCCACTGCCATCAGAAGGCCACCGCGAAGGACCACCACGCCGTCGCCGTGCTCCGGCGGGCGGGCTACGCGGTGGACCCGCTCGACTCCACCTGCTGTGGCATGGCCGGGAGCTTCGGCTACGAGGCCGAACATCGCGGCATGAGCGCGGCCATCGCGCGCATCCTCTACGACCAGGTCGACGAGAGCGACGGCGACCGCGTCGTCGCACCCGGCGCGTCCTGTCGCACCCAGCTCGCGGACCGCGACGTGCTCGGCGACGCGGCGGTGACGGCGGGCGAGCCACCGACTCCAATCGTACGCCTCGCAGACGCACTCGACCGGGGATAG